The genomic region CATTGAATCCGGAACTTGGTCATAGAAATATTCTTGCAACCCTACAAGTGTAAAACCGTCACCAAAACCAATAATTAGAAATTGTGGAACCAACCAAGACACATTCATTTTAAGGTGAACCATTTTAAGTCTCTTTCTTTCAACCAATGCTGCTACCACCATTGAAATGATTGAAAAGAGCATTCCGGTACCGATCCTCTGAAGGATGTTCATTCCTCTTTCGTTTGCCGTCAGCTTTTTTAGCGACGGTACAAGGATCCGGTCATAAACTGCGACGGAAAGTATCATTCCGGTGGCGGTAAGGGCGAAAATTGAAGCTGGAGGGATCTCAAAGTTATTGCTTATTTTTCTATCCATGATTGCACCTTGTTTGATAAAGAAAGTGGTTGTTTGTGCCATGCATATTCCAAATGGTAAAGTGAATACCCAAATAGGTATCATGTTGATAATAAGCTTCACCTCTTCAACCTTGGTTACAGTAGCAAGCTTCCAAGGACTCTGTTTCTTTGCTATGTTTCCATCATCATCACTTTCAAGCATAGCTGCCTTGTCAAGAAATCTGAAATACATGCAtactaatattttaattattataaattatagATGAGGAATAATTTAACATGCTCAAAATACTTCTAAACATCTTAGATAATAAATGCAGTAAAAGATTAGATACGTTCAATGTTTCTACCGAATCAacatgttctttttcttttatgaaagagaaaaatgaaagtgATGTTATTAGTTAAAAAATTGTTGATCATCTGGACTACATTATCTATAACAAGTGGTATTAAAAGAGAAATAATTAATATATGAAATATACTATATGGGAaataaaattttaacaccaacaaaagataataaataattCTAGTTAATAGTTAAAATGGTCCATTAAAAATTACCTGTTCATCAATTCGGTCGTCAAAAAATTAAATGTTTTGAATTAGTTCTTGAAAGATGCAATATTAAATCATATTAGTCCTTTTGCTAATTAGACGATGACGTGTCTCAAAATATTTATATCACGTATCATCGTCTAACTTATAAAAGGACGACCAATTTAATTCACAGTAGCATCTTTCCGACACTAATTCAAAACTGGTGTACACTTGatcttttagaaaaaaatttgactattaaccctaATTAATTCTTAGTTATATTATACTAGTACCATACATACTTGAGTTTCTCTGTGTGGCATAGAAATCTTCCATTGCAACTCTGAAAATTAGAAGCTTCATATAGTTCACTAGGATTGGAAGGATATGGAAGCTTTCTTTTGGAAATGGCTGCAACTAGAACTTGAAACATTGGTGTCAAGGGGCTCCCACTTGGTACCCTATAACGATAAGATTTTCTTCCCAACAAGAATATGATCAATGAAAAGGCCATAACCCCTATGAGGATGATATCAGCAACTCCCCAATTAACATGATCTTGTACATAAACAATTAGGGTTACTCCTAGAATGAGTCCACTACAAACACCACAACTCCACCAATTAAAGAAT from Arachis ipaensis cultivar K30076 chromosome B02, Araip1.1, whole genome shotgun sequence harbors:
- the LOC107625623 gene encoding protein NRT1/ PTR FAMILY 5.6 isoform X1, with translation MEKNRIDAKTAEIENNEMKWVHDSSVDYKGRVPLRDSTGSWKTSLFIIVFEFSERLSYFGVATSLVLYLTKIIHQDLKMAAKNVNYWIGVTTLMPLLGGFIADAYFSRYITIIISSIVYLMFLMKIQGLVLLSLSWFLPALRPCDHHNINNTCTKARRVHEVVFFIAMYLISFGTGGHKPSLQSFGADQFDDDHVSERRKKMSFFNWWSCGVCSGLILGVTLIVYVQDHVNWGVADIILIGVMAFSLIIFLLGRKSYRYRVPSGSPLTPMFQVLVAAISKRKLPYPSNPSELYEASNFQSCNGRFLCHTEKLKFLDKAAMLESDDDGNIAKKQSPWKLATVTKVEEVKLIINMIPIWVFTLPFGICMAQTTTFFIKQGAIMDRKISNNFEIPPASIFALTATGMILSVAVYDRILVPSLKKLTANERGMNILQRIGTGMLFSIISMVVAALVERKRLKMVHLKMNVSWLVPQFLIIGFGDGFTLVGLQEYFYDQVPDSMRSLGIALYLSVIGAGSFLSSLIITIVDHVTSKIGKSWFGKDLNNSRLDKFYWMLAVMSTLNLFLFVFFARQYSYKNVQKVVV
- the LOC107625623 gene encoding protein NRT1/ PTR FAMILY 5.6 isoform X2; protein product: MEKNRIDAKTAEIENNEMKWVHDSSVDYKGRVPLRDSTGSWKTSLFIIVFEFSERLSYFGVATSLVLYLTKIIHQDLKMAAKNVNYWIGVTTLMPLLGGFIADAYFSRYITIIISSIVYLMGLVLLSLSWFLPALRPCDHHNINNTCTKARRVHEVVFFIAMYLISFGTGGHKPSLQSFGADQFDDDHVSERRKKMSFFNWWSCGVCSGLILGVTLIVYVQDHVNWGVADIILIGVMAFSLIIFLLGRKSYRYRVPSGSPLTPMFQVLVAAISKRKLPYPSNPSELYEASNFQSCNGRFLCHTEKLKFLDKAAMLESDDDGNIAKKQSPWKLATVTKVEEVKLIINMIPIWVFTLPFGICMAQTTTFFIKQGAIMDRKISNNFEIPPASIFALTATGMILSVAVYDRILVPSLKKLTANERGMNILQRIGTGMLFSIISMVVAALVERKRLKMVHLKMNVSWLVPQFLIIGFGDGFTLVGLQEYFYDQVPDSMRSLGIALYLSVIGAGSFLSSLIITIVDHVTSKIGKSWFGKDLNNSRLDKFYWMLAVMSTLNLFLFVFFARQYSYKNVQKVVV